Proteins from one Sabethes cyaneus chromosome 2, idSabCyanKW18_F2, whole genome shotgun sequence genomic window:
- the LOC128738798 gene encoding protein mahjong isoform X4 — MASPPDQVEILRGRDLARIFQLWEERHSIPGYDPEPIVTRLAEIFEEETEVYMRKDPDPFDERHPSRTDPNSELGRMLKTLFRKDHFMTRLVNDYLRDNFFTRQNIQQGSQSLNIAACRLILVIMPGLETSAVFQAEFDHLITRLYSWAESSPEPLQSYATGLLGAAMEVQEIAVSFREQNIRLLPIMLRRLHVLQLAHRNRDRLSEAGEGTSSTAFQRMFQGEAGVINAKSTTGDSMVVDDGLVSRPFAHLGASEMDGELVAANGPTPLSNLNTLFQNENSQNTQDNGQSRSAHRNMIPIYPATIATSQMLILRYLTPMGEYQEFLPHVFEHNAMSLIFRYIENLDAKDTCLAFEALKYLASLLCHKKFSLEFIANGGLERLLKVPRPSLAATGVSIAFYYLAYCEDAMERICLMPQKIITELVSYALWLLGCSHDSGRCHATMFFGLSCQFKTMMDEFDKQDGLRKLYNVIAVLPILLPADDYNLNDDEECAARQVVRHVCVALKKYFENHLYYKYSQVTRQQCLTGTLAHPVFKSVKNSPEVISDQIKTLQELLPMKAPWTPVDEFLTLGGVNLLLRIIALAYEWNYSGRFSSCSAETVRAALDVLNVCCVIPRVHAVFCERIEFPDEGSAAGINIVLGAAEGEIVADAEVQKSALAVLVNTVCAPIHRPSGSLARFGSAKKRMPNKNSEELLQKVWESVRSNNGIIVLLSLMCVKTPITDADCIRGMACRALAGLARSETVQQIIGKLPLFVNGQLQSLMRDPILQEKRAEHVQFQKYALELMERVSGKAKTFNNQLDTSLADIHKANVVAQTKIQFNEQQLYQLIYQHLAARGLTETAASLVKEANITIPSTLQQQHPQVSTIGRNLHHSPFTFRSPNTSVIQRARIRSKTADSVFNHSAAQANLQAALAAASSDGNCLKDANGSGDTYQLRPADTSGSAGTATVTTAALESLVTEPFTPIKLIKKTNPTCVSAGGPVGGSSSHGTSNSLNTPFSSSSSNSQQRSLQKQISATVDTASFLVPASTSSKTTAQDPVGCSTVTLDTIITEYLTNQHALCKHPMSTCPQFDLFVPHKCPDPRPNRASGMSMNFAARFFKRHAGFSSRRFDRRLVHSNFSASRVLRPQDSDFFFTCCDFTPCATKLITGSHSGEVKIFNLSDSNEEFSYSCHESYLNSIKCSKDGRLLLTSCAWRSPMSVLWNIENNRFSHKLQWDEEEYLEFPNIMQDKVLATTGEVATIYDINTGQKILSLVPNIYNQYSKNRATFCPTDELILSDGVLWDVSSGKEIHKFDKLNQTISGVFHPNGLEIVSNTEVWDLRTFHLLRTVPALDQCYVKFSPQNVIYGICPELESEPNSDNVFFESSFKVLDGYDYSSISTVDVKRNIYDLAINLYGSQIAIVENQGGYNSVQESVVRIYSVGRKKNTEDDAEEEEEEMENSEDNSMSETESVGSSSSSEDDDDDDDNEDDDDGAGDGGDDENDDAEDDDGGNNNDDEADEEDASSWTTTSDLEDFLLL; from the exons ATGGCATCCCCACCGGACCAGGTGGAAATATTGCGTGGTCGCGATCTGGCCCGTATATTTCAACTTTGGGAGGAACGGCATAGCATTCCTGGCTACGATCCGGAACCAATCGTCACGAG GTTGGCCGAAATTTTCGAGGAAGAAACCGAAGTTTACATGCGAAAAGATCCGGATCCTTTCGATGAGCGTCATCCTTCTCGGACGGATCCGAACAGTGAACTGGGTCGTATGTTGAAAACGCTGTTCCGCAAAGATCACTTCATGACCCGGCTGGTGAACGATTACCTACGGGATAATTTCTTTACTCGGCAAAATATTCAACAGGGTTCGCAGTCACTGAACATAGCAGCCTGTCGCTTGATATTGGTGATCATGCCGGGACTGGAAACGTCCGCCGTATTCCAAGCGGAGTTTGACCACTTAATTACGAGGCTATATAGCTGGGCAGAGTCGAGTCCGGAGCCATTACAAAGCTACGCTACAGGTCTTCTGGGAGCAGCGATGGAAGTGCAAGAAATCGCCGTCAGTTTTCGAGAGCAGAACATTCGGCTGTTACCGATAATGCTGAGGAGGTTGCATGTGTTACAGCTAGCGCATAGAAATCGGGATCGATTATCGGAAGCAGGGGAAGGCACAAGTAGTACTGCTTTCCAGAGAATGTTTCAGGGAGAAGCCGGAGTCATAAATGCAAAATCTACGACTGGCGATTCCATGGTGGTGGATGATGGCCTCGTATCTCGTCCTTTTGCCCATCTAGGAGCATCAGAGATGGATGGTGAGTTAGTAGCAGCTAACGGGCCAACCCCACTATCAAACCTGAACACTTTATTTCAAAATGAAAACAGTCAGAACACACAAGATAATGGACAGAGCAGATCAGCTCATAGAAATATGATTCCGATTTATCCGGCAACAATTGCGACCAGCCAAATGTTGATCTTGCGGTACTTGACACCAATGGGAGAATATCAGGAATTTCTTCCGCACGTTTTTGAGCACAATGCCATGAGTTTGATTTTCCGTTATATCGAGAATTTGGATGCAAAGGATACTTGTTTGGCTTTTGAAGCGCTCAAGTATCTGGCTTCATTGTTATGTCATAAAAAGTTCTCGCTGGAATTCATCGCCAACGGTGGACTCGAGCGTCTGCTGAAGGTTCCCCGACCAAGTCTTGCTGCTACGGGGGTGTCCATTGCTTTTTACTATCTGGCTTACTGCGAGGATGCAATGGAACGAATTTGTCTGATGCCACAGAAAATTATTACTGAACTAGTATCCTACGCCTTGTGGCTGTTAGGATGCTCTCACGATTCCGGCCGATGTCACGCCACCATGTTTTTCGGTCTCagttgtcagttcaaaacaatgATGGACGAATTCGACAAACAGGACGGTCTTCGGAAGCTGTATAATGTGATCGCTGTTCTGCCGATTCTTCTGCCGGCGGATGACTACAACTTAAATGACGACGAAGAATGTGCAGCTCGACAGGTCGTTCGTCATGTGTGCGTTGCTTTGAAAAAATACTTCGAAAATCATCTTTACTACAAGTACAGCCAGGTGACTCGACAGCAGTGTCTGACTGGGACGTTAGCACATCCGGTTTTTAAGTCGGTTAAAAATTCCCCAGAAGTGATTAGCGATCAAATTAAAACCCTCCAGGAGTTGCTCCCAATGAAAGCTCCCTGGACACCGGTTGATGAGTTTTTAACATTGGGTGGTGTAAACCTTCTGCTGCGGATTATCGCGTTGGCTTACGAGTGGAATTACAGTGGACG TTTTAGTTCTTGCAGTGCAGAGACGGTGCGTGCAGCGTTAGATGTCCTAAATGTGTGCTGCGTGATACCACGTGTACACGCGGTGTTCTGCGAACGGATTGAGTTTCCGGATGAAGGATCGGCTGCTGGAATAAACATTGTCTTAGGAGCGGCCGAAGGTGAAATTGTGGCCGATGCCGAAGTTCAAAAATCGGCCCTGGCCGTGCTGGTGAATACGGTGTGCGCCCCTATTCATCGGCCTAGTGGATCGTTGGCTAGATTCGGTTCTGCCAAGAAAAGAATGCCAAACAAAAATTCGGAAGAACTTTTGCAGAAAGTTTGGGAAAGCGTGCGTTCCAACAATGGAATTATTGTTTTGCTGTCCCTCATGTGTGTAAAAACGCCGATTACCGATGCGGATTGCATACGGGGTATGGCATGTCGAGCACTTGCCGGTCTGGCGCGGTCAGAGACAGTACAGCAAATCATCGGAAAACTTCCACTTTTTGTCAACGGGCAGCTGCAAA GTTTGATGCGCGATCCTATTCTGCAGGAAAAACGAGCGGAACACGTCCAATTCCAGAAGTACGCTTTGGAACTTATGGAACGAGTATCTGGTAAAGCCAAAACATTCAACAATCAGCTTGACACATCGCTGGCGGATATTCACAAAGCAAATGTGGTGGCGCAGacaaaaattcaatttaatgaACAGCAACTTTATCAATTAATCTACCAACACCTTGCGGCACGAGGCTTAACGGAAACCGCCGCTTCGCTGGTGAAAGAAGCTAACATTACAATTCCCTCGACACTGCAGCAACAGCACCCGCAGGTGTCTACTATTGGCCGAAATTTACATCACTCGCCATTCACTTTCCGTTCGCCCAATACGAGTGTGATACAACGCGCGCGGATTCGTAGCAAAACAGCGGATTCTGTTTTCAACCACTCTGCCGCCCAGGCAAATTTACAAGCTGCGCTAGCAGCAGCCAGTTCCGACGGAAATTGTTTAAAGGATGCTAACGGCAGTGGAGACACATATCAGCTTCGTCCAGCGGATACGTCGGGTAGTGCTGGCACTGCGACGGTGACGACCGCAGCCTTAGAATCGCTCGTCACTGAGCCATTTACTCCGATCAAGCTAATTAAAAAGACAAACCCGACTTGCGTCAGTGCCGGAGGGCCCGTCGGAGGTAGCTCTTCGCACGGTACCAGCAACAGTTTAAACACTCCCTTTTCCTCCTCATCTAGCAACAGTCAGCAGCGGTCACTGCAGAAGCAAATATCGGCTACCGTCGATACCGCGTCGTTTCTCGTGCCCGCTTCGACGTCTTCCAAAACAACTGCGCAGGATCCCGTTGGCTGCAGCACGGTGACACTAGATACTATTATTACCGAGTATCTCACCAATCAACATGCGCTGTGCAAGCATCCGATGTCCACCTGTCCGCAGTTTGATCTGTTCGTTCCACACAAGTGCCCGGATCCTCGGCCGAATCGAGCCTCTGGAATGAGCATGAACTTCGCGGCTCGGTTTTTCAAACGACATGCTGGTTTTTCGTCACGACGGTTCGATCGCCGGTTGGTTCACTCGAACTTTTCCGCGTCACGAGTGTTGCGACCGCAAGATTCGGACTTCTTCTTTACGTGCTGTGATTTTACG CCATGCGCTACGAAGCTTATCACCGGTTCGCACAGCGGAGAAGTGAAGATTTTCAACCTGAGCGATAGCAACGAGGAATTCAGCTACTCGTGCCACGAGTCATACCTGAATTCGATCAAATGCAGCAAGGATGGCCGTCTGCTGTTGACCTCCTGCGCCTGGCGATCACCGATGTCCGTACTGTGGAATATTGAAAACAATCGCTTCTCGCACAAATTGCAATGGGACGAGGAAGAGTATTTGGAGTTCCCGAACATAATGCAGGATAAAGTTCTTGCGACGACGGGAGAG GTGGCCACAATTTACGATATTAACACGGGACAGAAGATCTTATCACTGGTGCCGAACATCTACAATCAGTACTCGAAAAACCGGGCCACATTCTGTCCAACGGACGAACTTATTTTGTCGGACGGTGTTTTGTGGGACGTTTCGTCCGGCAAGGAAATCCACAAATTCGACAAGCTGAACCAAACGATATCGGGAGTGTTCCATCCGAACGGGCTGGAAATCGTTTCCAATACCGAGGTGTGGGACCTGCGAACATTCCACCTTTTGCGAACGGTTCCAGCGTTGGACCAGTGCTACGTGAAATTCTCTCCGCAGAATGTGATATACGGTATCTGTCCTGAACTGGAATCGGAACCGAATTCCGATAACGTGTTCTTCGAATCCAGCTTCAAGGTACTGGATGGGTATGATTATTCGAGCATTTCGACGGTAGATGTTAAGCGGAACATTTACGATTTGGCAATCAATCTGTACGGTAGCCAGATCGCGATTGTTGAGAACCAGGGTGGGTACAATTCGGTACAGGAGTCGGTGGTGCGAATCTACAGCGTGGGCCGCAAAAAGAACACCGAAGACGATGCCGAAGAGGAGGAAGAGGAAATGGAAAACTCCGAGGATAATTCGATGTCGGAGACGGAGTCGGTCG GTTCTTCCTCGTCCAGtgaggacgacgacgatgacgacgataatGAAGACGACGATGACGGTGCCGGGGATGGCGGCGATGACGAAAACGATGATGCCGAAGACGACGATGGTGGCAACAACAACGATGACGAAGCGGATGAGGAAGACGCCTCTTCCTGGACTACGACCTCCGATCTGGAAGACTTCTTATTGTTATAA
- the LOC128738798 gene encoding protein mahjong isoform X1, whose translation MASPPDQVEILRGRDLARIFQLWEERHSIPGYDPEPIVTRLAEIFEEETEVYMRKDPDPFDERHPSRTDPNSELGRMLKTLFRKDHFMTRLVNDYLRDNFFTRQNIQQGSQSLNIAACRLILVIMPGLETSAVFQAEFDHLITRLYSWAESSPEPLQSYATGLLGAAMEVQEIAVSFREQNIRLLPIMLRRLHVLQLAHRNRDRLSEAGEGTSSTAFQRMFQGEAGVINAKSTTGDSMVVDDGLVSRPFAHLGASEMDGELVAANGPTPLSNLNTLFQNENSQNTQDNGQSRSAHRNMIPIYPATIATSQMLILRYLTPMGEYQEFLPHVFEHNAMSLIFRYIENLDAKDTCLAFEALKYLASLLCHKKFSLEFIANGGLERLLKVPRPSLAATGVSIAFYYLAYCEDAMERICLMPQKIITELVSYALWLLGCSHDSGRCHATMFFGLSCQFKTMMDEFDKQDGLRKLYNVIAVLPILLPADDYNLNDDEECAARQVVRHVCVALKKYFENHLYYKYSQVTRQQCLTGTLAHPVFKSVKNSPEVISDQIKTLQELLPMKAPWTPVDEFLTLGGVNLLLRIIALAYEWNYSGRFSSCSAETVRAALDVLNVCCVIPRVHAVFCERIEFPDEGSAAGINIVLGAAEGEIVADAEVQKSALAVLVNTVCAPIHRPSGSLARFGSAKKRMPNKNSEELLQKVWESVRSNNGIIVLLSLMCVKTPITDADCIRGMACRALAGLARSETVQQIIGKLPLFVNGQLQSLMRDPILQEKRAEHVQFQKYALELMERVSGKAKTFNNQLDTSLADIHKANVVAQTKIQFNEQQLYQLIYQHLAARGLTETAASLVKEANITIPSTLQQQHPQVSTIGRNLHHSPFTFRSPNTSVIQRARIRSKTADSVFNHSAAQANLQAALAAASSDGNCLKDANGSGDTYQLRPADTSGSAGTATVTTAALESLVTEPFTPIKLIKKTNPTCVSAGGPVGGSSSHGTSNSLNTPFSSSSSNSQQRSLQKQISATVDTASFLVPASTSSKTTAQDPVGCSTVTLDTIITEYLTNQHALCKHPMSTCPQFDLFVPHKCPDPRPNRASGMSMNFAARFFKRHAGFSSRRFDRRLVHSNFSASRVLRPQDSDFFFTCCDFTPCATKLITGSHSGEVKIFNLSDSNEEFSYSCHESYLNSIKCSKDGRLLLTSCAWRSPMSVLWNIENNRFSHKLQWDEEEYLEFPNIMQDKVLATTGEVATIYDINTGQKILSLVPNIYNQYSKNRATFCPTDELILSDGVLWDVSSGKEIHKFDKLNQTISGVFHPNGLEIVSNTEVWDLRTFHLLRTVPALDQCYVKFSPQNVIYGICPELESEPNSDNVFFESSFKVLDGYDYSSISTVDVKRNIYDLAINLYGSQIAIVENQGGYNSVQESVVRIYSVGRKKNTEDDAEEEEEEMENSEDNSMSETESVVFHGARGENGGQRRRRRRGMRINVLDDEDDIFQPGSSSSSEDDDDDDDNEDDDDGAGDGGDDENDDAEDDDGGNNNDDEADEEDASSWTTTSDLEDFLLL comes from the exons ATGGCATCCCCACCGGACCAGGTGGAAATATTGCGTGGTCGCGATCTGGCCCGTATATTTCAACTTTGGGAGGAACGGCATAGCATTCCTGGCTACGATCCGGAACCAATCGTCACGAG GTTGGCCGAAATTTTCGAGGAAGAAACCGAAGTTTACATGCGAAAAGATCCGGATCCTTTCGATGAGCGTCATCCTTCTCGGACGGATCCGAACAGTGAACTGGGTCGTATGTTGAAAACGCTGTTCCGCAAAGATCACTTCATGACCCGGCTGGTGAACGATTACCTACGGGATAATTTCTTTACTCGGCAAAATATTCAACAGGGTTCGCAGTCACTGAACATAGCAGCCTGTCGCTTGATATTGGTGATCATGCCGGGACTGGAAACGTCCGCCGTATTCCAAGCGGAGTTTGACCACTTAATTACGAGGCTATATAGCTGGGCAGAGTCGAGTCCGGAGCCATTACAAAGCTACGCTACAGGTCTTCTGGGAGCAGCGATGGAAGTGCAAGAAATCGCCGTCAGTTTTCGAGAGCAGAACATTCGGCTGTTACCGATAATGCTGAGGAGGTTGCATGTGTTACAGCTAGCGCATAGAAATCGGGATCGATTATCGGAAGCAGGGGAAGGCACAAGTAGTACTGCTTTCCAGAGAATGTTTCAGGGAGAAGCCGGAGTCATAAATGCAAAATCTACGACTGGCGATTCCATGGTGGTGGATGATGGCCTCGTATCTCGTCCTTTTGCCCATCTAGGAGCATCAGAGATGGATGGTGAGTTAGTAGCAGCTAACGGGCCAACCCCACTATCAAACCTGAACACTTTATTTCAAAATGAAAACAGTCAGAACACACAAGATAATGGACAGAGCAGATCAGCTCATAGAAATATGATTCCGATTTATCCGGCAACAATTGCGACCAGCCAAATGTTGATCTTGCGGTACTTGACACCAATGGGAGAATATCAGGAATTTCTTCCGCACGTTTTTGAGCACAATGCCATGAGTTTGATTTTCCGTTATATCGAGAATTTGGATGCAAAGGATACTTGTTTGGCTTTTGAAGCGCTCAAGTATCTGGCTTCATTGTTATGTCATAAAAAGTTCTCGCTGGAATTCATCGCCAACGGTGGACTCGAGCGTCTGCTGAAGGTTCCCCGACCAAGTCTTGCTGCTACGGGGGTGTCCATTGCTTTTTACTATCTGGCTTACTGCGAGGATGCAATGGAACGAATTTGTCTGATGCCACAGAAAATTATTACTGAACTAGTATCCTACGCCTTGTGGCTGTTAGGATGCTCTCACGATTCCGGCCGATGTCACGCCACCATGTTTTTCGGTCTCagttgtcagttcaaaacaatgATGGACGAATTCGACAAACAGGACGGTCTTCGGAAGCTGTATAATGTGATCGCTGTTCTGCCGATTCTTCTGCCGGCGGATGACTACAACTTAAATGACGACGAAGAATGTGCAGCTCGACAGGTCGTTCGTCATGTGTGCGTTGCTTTGAAAAAATACTTCGAAAATCATCTTTACTACAAGTACAGCCAGGTGACTCGACAGCAGTGTCTGACTGGGACGTTAGCACATCCGGTTTTTAAGTCGGTTAAAAATTCCCCAGAAGTGATTAGCGATCAAATTAAAACCCTCCAGGAGTTGCTCCCAATGAAAGCTCCCTGGACACCGGTTGATGAGTTTTTAACATTGGGTGGTGTAAACCTTCTGCTGCGGATTATCGCGTTGGCTTACGAGTGGAATTACAGTGGACG TTTTAGTTCTTGCAGTGCAGAGACGGTGCGTGCAGCGTTAGATGTCCTAAATGTGTGCTGCGTGATACCACGTGTACACGCGGTGTTCTGCGAACGGATTGAGTTTCCGGATGAAGGATCGGCTGCTGGAATAAACATTGTCTTAGGAGCGGCCGAAGGTGAAATTGTGGCCGATGCCGAAGTTCAAAAATCGGCCCTGGCCGTGCTGGTGAATACGGTGTGCGCCCCTATTCATCGGCCTAGTGGATCGTTGGCTAGATTCGGTTCTGCCAAGAAAAGAATGCCAAACAAAAATTCGGAAGAACTTTTGCAGAAAGTTTGGGAAAGCGTGCGTTCCAACAATGGAATTATTGTTTTGCTGTCCCTCATGTGTGTAAAAACGCCGATTACCGATGCGGATTGCATACGGGGTATGGCATGTCGAGCACTTGCCGGTCTGGCGCGGTCAGAGACAGTACAGCAAATCATCGGAAAACTTCCACTTTTTGTCAACGGGCAGCTGCAAA GTTTGATGCGCGATCCTATTCTGCAGGAAAAACGAGCGGAACACGTCCAATTCCAGAAGTACGCTTTGGAACTTATGGAACGAGTATCTGGTAAAGCCAAAACATTCAACAATCAGCTTGACACATCGCTGGCGGATATTCACAAAGCAAATGTGGTGGCGCAGacaaaaattcaatttaatgaACAGCAACTTTATCAATTAATCTACCAACACCTTGCGGCACGAGGCTTAACGGAAACCGCCGCTTCGCTGGTGAAAGAAGCTAACATTACAATTCCCTCGACACTGCAGCAACAGCACCCGCAGGTGTCTACTATTGGCCGAAATTTACATCACTCGCCATTCACTTTCCGTTCGCCCAATACGAGTGTGATACAACGCGCGCGGATTCGTAGCAAAACAGCGGATTCTGTTTTCAACCACTCTGCCGCCCAGGCAAATTTACAAGCTGCGCTAGCAGCAGCCAGTTCCGACGGAAATTGTTTAAAGGATGCTAACGGCAGTGGAGACACATATCAGCTTCGTCCAGCGGATACGTCGGGTAGTGCTGGCACTGCGACGGTGACGACCGCAGCCTTAGAATCGCTCGTCACTGAGCCATTTACTCCGATCAAGCTAATTAAAAAGACAAACCCGACTTGCGTCAGTGCCGGAGGGCCCGTCGGAGGTAGCTCTTCGCACGGTACCAGCAACAGTTTAAACACTCCCTTTTCCTCCTCATCTAGCAACAGTCAGCAGCGGTCACTGCAGAAGCAAATATCGGCTACCGTCGATACCGCGTCGTTTCTCGTGCCCGCTTCGACGTCTTCCAAAACAACTGCGCAGGATCCCGTTGGCTGCAGCACGGTGACACTAGATACTATTATTACCGAGTATCTCACCAATCAACATGCGCTGTGCAAGCATCCGATGTCCACCTGTCCGCAGTTTGATCTGTTCGTTCCACACAAGTGCCCGGATCCTCGGCCGAATCGAGCCTCTGGAATGAGCATGAACTTCGCGGCTCGGTTTTTCAAACGACATGCTGGTTTTTCGTCACGACGGTTCGATCGCCGGTTGGTTCACTCGAACTTTTCCGCGTCACGAGTGTTGCGACCGCAAGATTCGGACTTCTTCTTTACGTGCTGTGATTTTACG CCATGCGCTACGAAGCTTATCACCGGTTCGCACAGCGGAGAAGTGAAGATTTTCAACCTGAGCGATAGCAACGAGGAATTCAGCTACTCGTGCCACGAGTCATACCTGAATTCGATCAAATGCAGCAAGGATGGCCGTCTGCTGTTGACCTCCTGCGCCTGGCGATCACCGATGTCCGTACTGTGGAATATTGAAAACAATCGCTTCTCGCACAAATTGCAATGGGACGAGGAAGAGTATTTGGAGTTCCCGAACATAATGCAGGATAAAGTTCTTGCGACGACGGGAGAG GTGGCCACAATTTACGATATTAACACGGGACAGAAGATCTTATCACTGGTGCCGAACATCTACAATCAGTACTCGAAAAACCGGGCCACATTCTGTCCAACGGACGAACTTATTTTGTCGGACGGTGTTTTGTGGGACGTTTCGTCCGGCAAGGAAATCCACAAATTCGACAAGCTGAACCAAACGATATCGGGAGTGTTCCATCCGAACGGGCTGGAAATCGTTTCCAATACCGAGGTGTGGGACCTGCGAACATTCCACCTTTTGCGAACGGTTCCAGCGTTGGACCAGTGCTACGTGAAATTCTCTCCGCAGAATGTGATATACGGTATCTGTCCTGAACTGGAATCGGAACCGAATTCCGATAACGTGTTCTTCGAATCCAGCTTCAAGGTACTGGATGGGTATGATTATTCGAGCATTTCGACGGTAGATGTTAAGCGGAACATTTACGATTTGGCAATCAATCTGTACGGTAGCCAGATCGCGATTGTTGAGAACCAGGGTGGGTACAATTCGGTACAGGAGTCGGTGGTGCGAATCTACAGCGTGGGCCGCAAAAAGAACACCGAAGACGATGCCGAAGAGGAGGAAGAGGAAATGGAAAACTCCGAGGATAATTCGATGTCGGAGACGGAGTCGGTCG TATTTCACGGCGCTCGCGGAGAAAACGGTGGTCAGCGTCGTCGGCGGAGACGGGGAATGCGTATCAATGTACTCGATGATGAAGATGATATTTTCCAACCAGGTTCTTCCTCGTCCAGtgaggacgacgacgatgacgacgataatGAAGACGACGATGACGGTGCCGGGGATGGCGGCGATGACGAAAACGATGATGCCGAAGACGACGATGGTGGCAACAACAACGATGACGAAGCGGATGAGGAAGACGCCTCTTCCTGGACTACGACCTCCGATCTGGAAGACTTCTTATTGTTATAA